The Anaerolineae bacterium genome window below encodes:
- a CDS encoding threonine--tRNA ligase, with product MQRYEESKLYRIRHSAAHIMAQAVLERFPEAQIAIGPPIEDGFYYDFDLPRPLTQEDLAAIEQRMRAIIREGHPFVRRVVSAEEARRLFANQVYKLELIDGLEKGAMDEDGNPIDGPAVITTYRHDTFEDLCRGPHVENASEINPDAVSITFREPAGAYWRGDEKRPMLTRIYGTAWETAQELEEYLNLLEEAKKRDHRVLGQKLNLFVIDPLVGKGLPLWKPKGALVREALIDFMREAQREAGYLPVVTPHIGNLDLYRTSGHYPYYSDSQYAPIQVDEEQFLIKPMNCPHHCMIYKSEMHSYRDLPLRLAEFGTVYRYEKSGELSGLTRVRGFTQDDAHLFVTPEQLLSEFIGVADLIQRVFRTLGMADFRVRVGTRDPESDKYVGAPESWEKATAAIIEACQHMGLDYTIEAGEAAFYGPKLDFIVRDVLKREWQLGTVQVDYNLPERFQLEYIGADGEPHRPVMIHRAPFGSLERFMGILIEHFAGAFPAWLSPVQVTLIPVADRHVPYAQQVAARLKAAGFRAEVDDSNNRMSNKIRIAQGQKVPYMLVVGDRDVEAQAVSVRLRSGEDLGAMPVEAFIARLGEIVKSRALELWP from the coding sequence ATGCAACGCTACGAAGAAAGCAAACTGTACCGCATCCGTCACTCGGCGGCGCACATCATGGCCCAGGCTGTCCTGGAACGCTTCCCAGAGGCCCAGATCGCTATCGGCCCGCCTATCGAGGACGGTTTCTACTACGACTTTGACCTGCCCCGCCCGCTGACGCAGGAAGACCTGGCGGCGATCGAGCAGCGGATGCGCGCCATCATCCGCGAGGGACATCCCTTTGTGCGCCGGGTCGTCAGCGCAGAGGAAGCCCGCCGTCTCTTTGCCAACCAGGTTTACAAGCTGGAGCTGATCGACGGGCTGGAAAAGGGCGCTATGGACGAGGACGGCAACCCGATCGATGGCCCGGCGGTCATCACGACCTACCGGCATGACACGTTTGAGGACCTCTGCCGGGGGCCACACGTGGAAAACGCCAGCGAGATCAACCCGGACGCAGTCAGCATCACCTTCCGGGAGCCAGCCGGGGCTTACTGGCGCGGCGACGAAAAGCGCCCGATGCTCACCCGCATCTACGGCACAGCCTGGGAGACGGCCCAGGAGTTGGAGGAGTACCTGAACCTCCTGGAAGAAGCCAAGAAGCGTGATCATCGCGTGCTGGGTCAGAAGCTCAACCTGTTCGTGATCGACCCGCTGGTCGGCAAGGGCCTGCCCCTGTGGAAGCCCAAAGGCGCGCTCGTCCGCGAAGCGTTGATCGACTTCATGCGCGAGGCCCAGCGCGAGGCCGGTTACCTGCCGGTGGTGACGCCGCACATCGGCAACCTGGACCTGTACCGTACCTCCGGCCACTACCCGTACTACAGCGATAGCCAGTACGCGCCGATCCAGGTCGACGAGGAGCAGTTCCTGATCAAGCCGATGAACTGCCCGCACCACTGCATGATCTACAAGAGTGAGATGCACTCCTACCGTGACCTGCCGCTGCGCCTGGCCGAATTCGGGACGGTCTACCGCTACGAGAAAAGCGGCGAGCTTTCCGGGCTGACCCGCGTGCGTGGCTTCACCCAGGATGACGCCCATCTGTTCGTGACGCCGGAGCAACTCCTGAGCGAGTTCATCGGCGTAGCCGACCTGATCCAGCGCGTCTTCCGTACCCTGGGCATGGCCGACTTCCGCGTGCGTGTTGGCACGCGTGACCCGGAATCGGACAAATACGTCGGCGCACCGGAAAGCTGGGAGAAGGCTACGGCAGCAATCATCGAAGCCTGCCAGCATATGGGTCTGGACTACACGATCGAGGCTGGCGAGGCGGCTTTCTATGGCCCCAAGCTGGACTTCATCGTGCGTGATGTGCTCAAACGGGAATGGCAGCTCGGCACGGTGCAGGTGGACTACAACCTGCCGGAGCGCTTCCAGCTGGAATACATCGGCGCGGACGGCGAACCGCACCGCCCGGTGATGATCCACCGTGCGCCGTTCGGCTCGCTGGAGCGCTTCATGGGCATCCTGATCGAGCACTTCGCCGGGGCGTTCCCGGCCTGGCTCTCGCCGGTGCAGGTGACGCTGATCCCGGTGGCTGACCGGCACGTCCCTTACGCTCAGCAGGTCGCCGCGCGGCTCAAGGCTGCTGGCTTCCGGGCGGAGGTAGACGACTCTAACAACCGCATGAGCAACAAGATCCGCATCGCCCAGGGGCAAAAGGTGCCCTATATGCTGGTCGTGGGCGACCGCGATGTGGAGGCGCAGGCGGTCAGCGTCCGCCTGCGCAGCGGGGAAGACCTGGGGGCCATGCCGGTGGAGGCGTTCATCGCCCGGCTGGGCGAAATCGTCAAATCGCGCGCGCTGGAGTTATGGCCGTAG
- a CDS encoding zinc metallopeptidase: MFFDPNYLLWVLIPGMLISFAAQMMIRNAYGKWSRIRNGAGLTGAQVAQVIIDRTPVGDVAYGSARLRYTGRSVSSISLERIGGQLTDHYDPRTHTVRLSDSTANQPSVVAMAVVAHELGHAQQHEENSILIQARNFLIPAVQISPMISYSLILFGLLFNLLDLFWLGVFFFAVAVGFTILTLPVEFDASRRGLQLLRDSGLMLTTQDEQGSREVLTAAALTYVAAAVTAILQLLYFISLAQRRD; this comes from the coding sequence ATGTTCTTCGATCCGAACTATCTCCTGTGGGTGCTGATTCCGGGCATGCTGATCTCATTTGCAGCGCAGATGATGATCCGCAATGCCTATGGCAAATGGAGCCGCATCCGCAATGGCGCCGGCTTGACCGGGGCGCAGGTCGCCCAGGTGATCATTGACCGCACACCGGTTGGCGATGTCGCCTACGGGAGCGCACGGCTGCGCTACACAGGCCGGAGCGTCTCCAGTATCAGCCTGGAGCGCATCGGCGGCCAGCTGACCGACCACTACGATCCACGCACGCACACCGTCCGCCTGTCGGATTCGACGGCCAACCAGCCGTCGGTGGTGGCGATGGCAGTGGTGGCCCACGAACTGGGTCATGCCCAGCAGCATGAGGAGAACTCGATTCTGATCCAGGCCCGCAACTTCCTGATCCCGGCGGTGCAGATCAGCCCGATGATCTCCTACAGCCTGATTCTGTTCGGCCTGCTGTTCAACCTGCTTGACCTGTTCTGGCTGGGCGTATTCTTCTTCGCGGTGGCGGTAGGCTTCACCATCCTGACTCTGCCGGTGGAATTTGACGCCAGCCGGCGCGGCCTGCAGCTCCTGCGGGATTCCGGGCTGATGCTGACCACGCAGGATGAGCAGGGTTCGCGGGAAGTACTGACGGCGGCGGCGCTGACCTATGTAGCCGCCGCGGTCACTGCGATCCTGCAACTGCTGTACTTCATCAGCCTGGCCCAGCGCCGTGACTGA
- a CDS encoding cyclic nucleotide-binding domain-containing protein, with protein MDRREKIEHISRLPLFSELTRDEIAQIEPLFSEEHYRAGEYIYRQAEFSFALYLFVEGRGRLLRVGPDGIERRGADVEPGEFVGEKSLFLHEERPNSLVIVRDATVLVLPRARFDEFIRRNPAIKARLNIRDDVRGAVQDQDFPWLQRGEIVLRYTHRHPWAFIRRAAWSLPMLVILLQVPLVIALLPPPFPSSLAPFGLVPALLIPALYVIYTYFDWKNDWFVITNQRVVHEEAVLLTLNETRQQAPLRSIQSVETVQRGYFAVRLGFGDLIVNTAGSGGSLVFDTIDNAEDMAAVLKSELARAHSHSAAEDRQKIRAEIDRFLGRTTLNRTYAETIPQPGAQPGTPNPPRPVRTRIQEWMDKINNYFDIRVRMDEGHRVVYRRHWLVLWNSVFTPAFFLLLTLGAFAASLIWSGEWPWNAVHPLVRVVIFLLLMTAEGFWLWYSYEDWHNDLYIVEDQTVTRIHRRPLWLADERSTILIRNIQGVNVSIRGVWQKALNYGTVIVQTAADDRNPTDGMGGETIIPFIYKPHTLQEDILRRQRREDTKNAQQESDRMAEQIARWLAVYHQATHAEDFDSQPMNQYIDKGQLKGGPYRSEDE; from the coding sequence ATGGATCGCAGAGAGAAGATCGAGCACATCAGCCGCCTGCCCCTGTTCTCGGAACTGACCAGAGACGAGATCGCCCAGATCGAGCCGCTGTTCTCCGAGGAGCATTACCGGGCGGGTGAGTACATTTACCGCCAGGCGGAGTTCAGCTTCGCCCTGTACCTGTTTGTAGAAGGGCGCGGGCGGTTGCTGCGGGTGGGGCCGGATGGCATCGAGCGGCGCGGTGCGGATGTCGAGCCGGGTGAATTCGTGGGGGAAAAATCGCTCTTTCTGCACGAGGAGCGCCCCAATTCGCTGGTCATTGTGCGCGACGCTACGGTACTGGTGCTGCCCCGCGCCCGCTTTGATGAGTTCATCCGCCGCAACCCGGCCATCAAAGCCCGCCTGAACATCCGCGACGATGTGCGCGGTGCGGTGCAGGATCAGGACTTTCCCTGGCTGCAACGCGGCGAGATCGTGCTGCGCTATACGCACCGCCACCCCTGGGCGTTCATCCGCCGGGCCGCCTGGAGCCTGCCCATGCTGGTGATCCTGCTCCAGGTGCCGCTGGTGATCGCCCTGTTGCCGCCACCATTCCCCAGCAGTCTGGCGCCCTTCGGCCTGGTCCCGGCGTTGCTGATCCCGGCGCTGTACGTGATCTACACCTATTTCGACTGGAAGAACGACTGGTTCGTGATCACCAACCAGCGCGTCGTCCACGAGGAAGCCGTGCTACTCACGCTAAACGAGACGCGCCAGCAGGCCCCGCTGCGCAGCATCCAGAGCGTGGAAACCGTCCAGCGCGGCTATTTCGCCGTGCGGCTGGGCTTTGGCGATCTGATTGTGAACACTGCTGGCTCCGGCGGCAGCCTGGTCTTTGACACCATCGACAACGCCGAGGACATGGCTGCCGTGCTCAAGTCTGAGCTGGCGCGGGCGCACTCCCACAGCGCCGCCGAGGATCGGCAGAAAATCCGCGCCGAGATCGATCGCTTCCTGGGCCGCACCACCCTCAATCGCACTTATGCGGAGACTATCCCTCAGCCCGGCGCCCAGCCGGGTACGCCAAACCCACCCAGGCCAGTGAGGACGCGCATCCAGGAATGGATGGACAAGATCAACAACTACTTCGACATCCGTGTTCGCATGGATGAAGGCCACCGCGTAGTTTACCGCCGCCACTGGCTGGTGCTGTGGAACAGCGTCTTTACCCCGGCCTTCTTTTTACTGCTGACGCTGGGAGCCTTTGCTGCCTCGCTGATCTGGAGCGGGGAGTGGCCCTGGAATGCCGTCCATCCGCTGGTGCGCGTCGTGATCTTCCTGCTGTTGATGACAGCGGAAGGCTTCTGGCTATGGTACAGCTACGAAGACTGGCATAACGACCTGTACATCGTTGAGGATCAGACGGTCACGCGTATCCACCGCCGTCCGCTGTGGCTGGCCGACGAGCGCAGCACCATCCTGATCCGCAACATCCAGGGTGTCAACGTCTCGATCCGGGGGGTGTGGCAGAAGGCGCTCAATTACGGCACGGTGATCGTCCAGACCGCCGCCGACGACCGCAACCCGACCGATGGCATGGGCGGCGAGACGATCATCCCCTTTATCTACAAACCCCACACCCTGCAGGAAGACATCCTGCGCCGCCAGCGACGGGAAGACACAAAGAATGCCCAGCAAGAATCAGACCGCATGGCTGAGCAGATCGCCCGCTGGCTGGCCGTCTACCACCAGGCCACCCACGCCGAAGACTTCGACAGCCAGCCGATGAACCAGTACATCGACAAAGGGCAACTCAAGGGCGGGCCGTACCGTAGCGAGGATGAATAA
- a CDS encoding aldo/keto reductase, with amino-acid sequence MEYTYLGRTGLKVSRLCLGTMNFGPQTDEADGHAIMDKALELGINFFDTANVYGGWGKSNRKGTTEEIIGRWFAQGGGRREKVVLATKVYGDMGDWPNHSRLSALHIKHACEASLRRLQTDYIDLYQMHHIDRNTPWEEIWQAMEQLVREGKVLYVGSSNFGGWHIAQANEIARQRNFMGLVSEQSLYHLAARMIELEVIPACQAYGLGLIPWSPLGGGLLGGVLKKQNEGRRASENMQKRIEEMRPQLERWEAFCAEMGEEPAAVALAWLLHQPAVTAPIIGPRTMDQLTGASLRALEIKLSEEQLKTLDEIFPGYKTAPEHYAW; translated from the coding sequence ATGGAATACACCTATCTTGGCCGGACTGGTTTGAAGGTTAGCCGCCTGTGCCTGGGCACGATGAACTTCGGGCCGCAAACCGACGAGGCTGACGGCCATGCCATCATGGACAAAGCCCTGGAGCTGGGCATCAACTTCTTTGACACGGCCAATGTTTATGGTGGTTGGGGCAAATCCAACCGCAAGGGCACGACCGAGGAGATCATTGGTCGCTGGTTTGCCCAGGGCGGTGGGCGACGGGAGAAGGTCGTGCTGGCCACCAAGGTCTATGGCGACATGGGCGACTGGCCCAACCACAGCCGCCTTTCCGCCCTGCACATCAAGCACGCCTGTGAGGCCAGCCTGCGCCGCCTGCAGACCGACTACATCGACCTGTACCAGATGCATCACATCGACCGCAACACCCCCTGGGAAGAGATCTGGCAGGCGATGGAGCAACTCGTCCGCGAGGGCAAGGTGCTGTATGTCGGCAGCAGCAACTTTGGCGGCTGGCACATTGCTCAGGCCAACGAGATCGCCCGTCAGCGGAACTTCATGGGCCTGGTTTCCGAGCAGAGCCTGTACCACCTGGCCGCCCGTATGATCGAGCTGGAGGTCATCCCGGCCTGCCAGGCCTACGGGCTGGGCCTGATCCCCTGGTCGCCGCTGGGTGGCGGGTTGCTGGGTGGCGTGCTCAAGAAGCAGAACGAAGGCCGCCGCGCCTCGGAGAATATGCAGAAGCGCATCGAGGAGATGCGCCCGCAGCTGGAGCGCTGGGAAGCCTTCTGCGCCGAGATGGGCGAGGAACCCGCGGCGGTGGCTCTGGCCTGGTTGCTGCATCAGCCGGCGGTCACCGCGCCGATCATCGGCCCGCGCACAATGGATCAGCTCACCGGCGCTTCTCTACGCGCCCTGGAGATTAAGCTGAGCGAGGAACAACTCAAGACGCTCGACGAGATCTTCCCCGGCTACAAGACTGCGCCAGAACATTACGCCTGGTAG
- a CDS encoding RNA methyltransferase, translating into MEPADEGQQAVLEGHIAIQAALEANSRPVYTVYIDRASRDRHGDLARLARTAEVAGVPVERVDAAAIAARASGQTHGGAIALCGPRRFVPLERLLPSDGHAPFIAMIDGVEDPFNFGQAIRALYAAGADGLVVRPRNWMSAAGIVGRASAGASERLPTAVAEEAEEAARFFRARGLTIAATAYLPRAVALYDADLTGPLFLLIGGEKRGVTRSFLERADLVLQIPYGRRFAGSLGTTAAAAVLAFEIMRQRRGLLRE; encoded by the coding sequence GTGGAACCAGCGGATGAAGGGCAACAGGCAGTTCTTGAAGGGCACATTGCTATTCAGGCGGCGCTGGAAGCGAACAGCCGGCCTGTCTACACCGTCTACATCGACCGCGCCAGCCGCGACCGCCACGGCGACCTGGCCCGTCTGGCCCGCACGGCAGAGGTGGCGGGCGTGCCGGTAGAACGGGTAGATGCAGCAGCGATCGCCGCCCGCGCCAGCGGCCAGACTCACGGCGGCGCGATTGCTCTGTGCGGACCGCGCCGCTTCGTCCCGCTGGAGCGTCTGCTCCCGTCGGATGGCCACGCGCCCTTCATCGCCATGATTGACGGCGTGGAAGACCCCTTCAACTTTGGGCAGGCCATCCGCGCCCTGTACGCAGCGGGAGCGGATGGGCTGGTTGTGCGACCGCGCAACTGGATGAGCGCGGCGGGTATCGTCGGGCGGGCCTCCGCCGGGGCTTCGGAGCGCCTGCCAACGGCTGTTGCGGAGGAAGCGGAAGAAGCTGCCCGTTTCTTCCGGGCGCGCGGGTTGACCATCGCCGCCACCGCCTACCTGCCGCGCGCTGTCGCCCTCTACGACGCTGACCTGACCGGCCCGCTGTTCCTGCTGATCGGCGGGGAAAAGCGCGGCGTCACCCGCTCGTTTCTGGAGCGAGCCGATCTCGTGCTGCAGATTCCGTATGGGCGGCGCTTTGCCGGATCGCTGGGGACGACGGCTGCTGCTGCTGTGCTGGCTTTTGAGATCATGCGCCAGCGCCGGGGGCTCCTGCGGGAGTAA
- a CDS encoding alpha/beta hydrolase, which translates to MPYVDLATGARLEYVDTALEDSARPVVIAVHGLLGTARRHLGRVIDWLAADYRVLGPSMRGYGGSRPKPRDFPPDFYRRDAGDLLAFMDALGIAQAHLLGYSDGGEIALLAAGLAPERFRSVVAWGAVGYFGPQLREVITAPGYRERLAPTPTQMTLHGIPDRDAFAQGWIDAVLHMIDVGDGDVSLSTADRIAAPLLMMLGREDRLNPAEYAEHYLERAGHGRLILFDCGHPVHDQQPEEFRQLVGSFLAHVEAGDARTYGY; encoded by the coding sequence ATGCCCTATGTTGACCTTGCCACCGGGGCGCGGCTGGAATATGTGGACACCGCCCTGGAGGATTCCGCCAGGCCGGTTGTGATCGCCGTGCACGGTCTGCTGGGCACCGCCCGCCGCCACCTGGGCCGGGTGATCGACTGGCTGGCGGCGGATTACCGCGTGCTCGGCCCGTCGATGCGCGGCTATGGCGGTTCGCGTCCCAAGCCGCGCGATTTTCCACCAGACTTCTACCGCCGCGACGCCGGTGACCTGCTGGCCTTCATGGACGCCCTGGGCATCGCCCAGGCCCACCTGCTGGGCTATTCCGATGGCGGCGAGATCGCCCTGCTGGCGGCAGGGCTAGCCCCGGAGCGCTTCCGTTCGGTCGTAGCCTGGGGCGCGGTGGGCTACTTTGGCCCACAGCTGCGCGAGGTGATAACCGCCCCCGGCTACCGCGAGCGCCTGGCCCCTACCCCGACGCAAATGACGCTGCATGGCATCCCCGACCGCGACGCTTTCGCCCAGGGGTGGATCGACGCCGTGCTGCACATGATTGATGTGGGCGACGGCGATGTCAGCCTGAGCACGGCTGACCGGATCGCCGCGCCGTTGCTGATGATGCTGGGGCGCGAAGATCGGCTCAACCCCGCCGAGTATGCCGAGCACTACCTGGAACGCGCGGGGCATGGTCGGCTGATCCTCTTTGACTGCGGCCACCCCGTTCACGACCAGCAGCCGGAGGAGTTCCGGCAGCTTGTAGGCAGCTTTCTGGCCCATGTCGAGGCGGGGGACGCCAGGACGTACGGTTACTAG
- a CDS encoding peptidylprolyl isomerase, whose amino-acid sequence MTFAAAEDVLTEGVDYLAVFCTTAGPILIDLFEAQTPVTVNSFVFLARAGYYNNTNFHRVIAGFMAQGGDPTNTGGGDPGYQFEDEIVDDLIFDRPGLLAMANAGEDTNGSQFFITTAPADWLNGKHTIFGEVLAGQGNVERIRLRDPQQALEPGMLLETVVIVEGAENVAAVEETLTPAGRPEAEAALEQVDAYVPVQLDRLGAPFGEMLSASFAYDAATSGVFDTAALIETVEGAQMDAQTYYNAHNHIYSLRAVYASPDCNLATFPIPGFSYQLDAYATAEDAAAALADEALADLLAAQGFSPYTEIALPYAVYTRPQQDCDTDTVVARAYLQRGRFVTMQEVVVTAENTEIAAFLPEALALPLFEDAFNSLLRPETISSGAE is encoded by the coding sequence CTGACTTTTGCTGCTGCGGAAGATGTCCTGACGGAGGGGGTAGACTATCTGGCCGTGTTCTGCACGACAGCCGGACCGATCCTGATCGACCTGTTTGAGGCGCAAACCCCGGTCACCGTCAACAGCTTCGTCTTTCTGGCCCGCGCCGGATACTACAACAACACCAACTTCCACCGCGTGATCGCCGGATTCATGGCCCAGGGCGGCGATCCGACCAACACCGGGGGTGGCGATCCCGGCTACCAGTTCGAGGACGAGATCGTCGACGACCTCATCTTCGATCGGCCCGGTCTGCTGGCGATGGCCAACGCCGGAGAGGACACCAACGGCAGCCAGTTCTTCATCACCACTGCGCCGGCTGACTGGCTCAACGGCAAGCATACCATCTTTGGAGAGGTGCTGGCCGGGCAGGGTAATGTAGAGCGCATCCGCCTGCGCGATCCCCAGCAGGCGCTGGAGCCGGGCATGCTGCTAGAGACGGTGGTGATCGTGGAAGGCGCGGAGAATGTCGCCGCTGTGGAAGAAACCCTCACCCCTGCCGGGCGTCCGGAAGCTGAGGCCGCGCTGGAACAGGTGGATGCGTATGTCCCCGTCCAGCTTGACCGTCTCGGCGCCCCCTTCGGCGAGATGCTTTCCGCCAGCTTTGCCTATGACGCAGCGACCAGTGGCGTCTTTGACACCGCCGCGCTGATTGAGACAGTAGAGGGCGCGCAAATGGACGCACAGACCTACTACAACGCCCACAACCATATCTACAGCCTGAGGGCGGTCTATGCCAGCCCGGACTGCAATCTGGCGACCTTCCCGATCCCTGGCTTCTCCTACCAGCTGGACGCCTATGCGACGGCTGAGGACGCCGCCGCCGCACTGGCTGACGAGGCGCTGGCCGATCTGCTGGCCGCCCAGGGCTTTAGCCCTTACACCGAGATTGCGCTGCCCTACGCTGTTTACACCCGCCCACAGCAGGATTGTGACACCGACACAGTCGTCGCCCGCGCTTACCTGCAGCGGGGGCGCTTTGTGACCATGCAGGAGGTCGTCGTCACGGCGGAAAACACGGAAATCGCCGCCTTCCTGCCGGAAGCGCTGGCTCTGCCGCTGTTTGAGGATGCGTTCAACAGCCTGCTCCGCCCGGAAACCATCAGCTCCGGCGCTGAGTAG